The Nocardioides panzhihuensis genome has a segment encoding these proteins:
- a CDS encoding siderophore-interacting protein, which translates to MGFEDGRKLRGTYAAEVLHNKQVTPHMVRITLAGDDLKRFPQHGFDQWFRLFLPRPGGEATNFDVVPDKLGMVDYLKYLTHGDRPPLRSYTVREHRPELGEMDVDFVVHGDLGIAGPWAHDAQPGDRVVLLDQGRGFDLAPDASFQLFVGDESALPAILGILRDLPKDVRGLAIIEIPDIADVQDVVGPEGVEVRWLPRGDADRAGTLALAELKAFTPEDPATLSAYLVGERTIPTEGRRHLVALGVPKAQITFVGYWRMGKAQA; encoded by the coding sequence ATGGGTTTCGAGGACGGCCGAAAGCTGAGGGGCACGTACGCAGCTGAGGTGCTGCACAACAAGCAGGTCACGCCGCACATGGTGCGGATCACCTTGGCGGGCGACGACTTGAAGCGGTTCCCGCAGCACGGATTCGATCAGTGGTTCCGGCTCTTCCTGCCGAGGCCCGGTGGCGAGGCGACGAACTTCGACGTGGTGCCGGACAAGCTCGGGATGGTCGACTATCTGAAGTACCTGACCCACGGGGACCGACCCCCACTGCGCAGCTATACCGTGCGCGAGCACCGGCCCGAGCTCGGAGAGATGGACGTCGACTTCGTCGTCCATGGAGATCTCGGGATCGCCGGTCCCTGGGCCCACGACGCTCAGCCTGGTGACCGGGTCGTGCTCCTGGACCAGGGCAGAGGCTTCGACCTCGCTCCGGACGCCTCGTTCCAGCTGTTCGTCGGTGACGAGTCTGCCCTGCCGGCGATCCTCGGCATCCTCCGCGACCTTCCGAAGGACGTGCGAGGCCTGGCGATCATCGAGATCCCGGACATCGCCGACGTACAGGACGTCGTCGGGCCCGAGGGCGTCGAGGTGCGGTGGTTGCCGCGTGGCGACGCCGACCGCGCCGGAACGCTGGCGCTCGCCGAGCTGAAGGCGTTCACTCCTGAGGATCCGGCCACGCTCTCCGCCTATCTCGTCGGTGAGCGGACGATCCCGACCGAGGGGCGACGCCACCTGGTGGCGCTCGGAGTGCCCAAAGCGCAGATCACGTTCGTCGGCTACTGGCGGATGGGCAAGGCCCAGGCTTGA
- a CDS encoding RNA polymerase sigma factor: protein MSDATRAVEAIWRIESARIVGALARYTGDFGLAEDAAQEALAEALVSWPRDGQPANPVGWLMTTAKRRAIDTIRRAGVQREKYEAIAHDQDEAYADDLDIERIDDDVLALMFISCHPVLSKEARVALTLRVVGGLSSEEIARAFLVPVPTIQARITRAKKTIAAAKVPFEAPSPEERRQRLPGVLNVLYLIFTEGSTATSGEDLIRTDLAREARRLTRVLIGALPDEPEAYGLLALMELTASRFPARTDRNGDAILLENQDRTRWDRGAIRRGLAALEQATPRGLGPYGLQAAIAGTHAVAESVATTDWERIIVLYEALGRIAPNPIVDLNRAVAVAMAHGPMPALELVDRIADPITGAGRLDHTHLLPTVRGELLRRLGRTVEAREELERAAEMCTNERERAVLQQKVADLP from the coding sequence ATGAGTGACGCGACGCGCGCCGTCGAGGCGATCTGGCGAATCGAGTCGGCCCGCATCGTCGGCGCCCTCGCGCGCTACACCGGTGACTTCGGCCTCGCCGAGGACGCGGCCCAGGAGGCCCTCGCGGAGGCGCTGGTCTCCTGGCCGCGCGACGGCCAGCCCGCCAACCCGGTCGGCTGGCTGATGACCACGGCCAAACGGCGGGCGATCGACACGATCCGCCGTGCCGGGGTCCAGCGCGAGAAGTACGAGGCGATCGCCCACGACCAGGACGAGGCGTACGCCGACGACCTGGACATCGAGCGGATCGACGACGACGTCCTCGCGCTGATGTTCATCTCCTGCCACCCGGTGCTGTCGAAGGAGGCCCGGGTGGCGCTCACGCTCAGGGTCGTCGGCGGCCTGAGCAGCGAGGAGATCGCCCGCGCGTTCCTGGTTCCGGTGCCGACGATCCAGGCCCGCATCACCCGCGCGAAGAAGACGATCGCGGCCGCGAAGGTGCCGTTCGAGGCGCCTTCGCCCGAGGAGCGCAGACAGCGGCTCCCCGGCGTCCTCAACGTCCTCTACCTGATCTTCACCGAGGGCTCCACCGCGACCTCCGGCGAAGACCTGATCCGCACCGATCTCGCCAGGGAGGCACGGAGGCTGACCCGTGTGCTGATCGGCGCGCTGCCCGATGAGCCGGAGGCGTACGGCCTGCTCGCGCTCATGGAGCTGACCGCCTCCCGCTTCCCGGCGCGCACCGACAGGAACGGTGATGCCATCCTCCTCGAGAACCAGGACCGGACCCGATGGGATCGGGGTGCGATCCGTCGTGGGCTGGCGGCGCTGGAGCAGGCGACCCCGCGCGGCCTGGGGCCCTACGGCCTGCAGGCCGCCATCGCCGGCACCCACGCGGTCGCCGAGTCGGTCGCCACGACAGACTGGGAGCGGATCATCGTGCTCTACGAGGCCTTGGGTCGGATCGCGCCGAACCCGATCGTCGATCTCAACCGGGCCGTCGCGGTGGCGATGGCCCACGGGCCGATGCCTGCACTGGAGCTGGTCGATCGGATCGCCGACCCGATCACCGGGGCGGGGCGGCTCGACCACACCCACCTCCTGCCGACCGTACGCGGCGAGCTGCTGCGCCGGCTGGGCCGAACCGTCGAGGCGCGCGAGGAGCTCGAGCGGGCGGCGGAGATGTGCACCAACGAGCGCGAGCGCGCCGTACTTCAGCAAAAAGTCGCTGATCTCCCCTAA
- a CDS encoding MFS transporter → MPADELSGWRRNAAIFLAGQTVSLLGSMLVMYAVMWHLTIETRSGSVLMLSLVFGMLPQAFMSIFGGVWADRHHRKFLIMGSDATIAVATLILASLMASGIDDLWIIYLALAVRSVFAGIQMPAVTAMIPQIVPESQLLRINGAFQTIQAAMTLLAPALAAVIYASMDIVAVFFIDAITALIGVGLLALVPVARIVRADKGKVSYFGDLRAGLKYASTHPQVRWILVLFTLVMVMVGAPSYLTPLMVTRTFGDEVWKLTANELFWGFGMLAGGAVIATLGPKIVHRIRLMVGSVILIGLLVVGLGVSTNMWIFFTCGLLIGVLFSFLSAPAMTILQERVEPAMQGRVFGIVGIVMSVAMPLSMVVFGPLADQFSVESLLILAGVLLFVVVAGILAIPSARRSLAAVDRPKEEPVPPAEVAPDEEATQSTK, encoded by the coding sequence ATGCCCGCCGACGAGCTTTCCGGCTGGAGGCGCAACGCAGCGATCTTCCTCGCCGGCCAAACGGTCTCCCTGCTGGGCTCGATGCTGGTGATGTACGCCGTGATGTGGCATCTCACCATCGAGACGCGCTCCGGGTCCGTCCTGATGCTGAGTCTCGTCTTCGGGATGCTCCCGCAGGCCTTCATGTCGATCTTCGGCGGCGTCTGGGCCGACCGACATCACCGCAAGTTCCTGATCATGGGCTCCGACGCAACCATCGCGGTCGCCACCCTGATCCTGGCCAGCTTGATGGCCAGTGGCATCGATGACCTCTGGATCATCTACCTCGCCTTGGCCGTCCGTTCGGTCTTCGCCGGCATCCAGATGCCAGCAGTCACCGCGATGATCCCCCAGATCGTTCCGGAGTCCCAACTGCTTCGCATCAACGGAGCGTTCCAGACCATCCAGGCCGCGATGACACTCCTTGCTCCCGCGCTCGCTGCGGTCATCTACGCCAGCATGGACATCGTCGCCGTCTTCTTCATCGACGCGATCACGGCGCTCATCGGGGTAGGCCTCCTCGCACTGGTCCCGGTGGCCCGCATCGTCCGTGCCGACAAGGGGAAGGTCTCCTACTTCGGTGACCTACGGGCCGGCCTGAAGTACGCCTCCACACACCCGCAGGTGCGGTGGATCCTCGTCCTCTTCACGCTGGTGATGGTCATGGTCGGCGCACCGTCCTATCTCACCCCGCTGATGGTCACCCGCACCTTCGGCGACGAGGTCTGGAAGCTCACCGCCAACGAGCTGTTCTGGGGCTTCGGCATGCTGGCCGGTGGCGCAGTCATCGCTACGTTGGGGCCCAAGATCGTGCACCGCATCCGGCTGATGGTCGGATCCGTCATCCTCATCGGACTGCTGGTCGTCGGTCTCGGCGTATCGACGAACATGTGGATCTTCTTCACCTGCGGGCTGCTGATCGGTGTGCTCTTCTCGTTCTTGAGCGCGCCTGCGATGACGATCCTCCAGGAGCGCGTCGAGCCGGCGATGCAGGGACGCGTCTTCGGCATCGTCGGGATCGTCATGTCGGTCGCGATGCCGCTGTCGATGGTCGTCTTCGGCCCGCTCGCCGATCAGTTCTCGGTCGAGTCCCTGCTCATCCTCGCCGGAGTTCTGCTCTTCGTCGTGGTGGCCGGCATCCTCGCCATTCCCAGCGCTCGCCGGTCCCTGGCTGCGGTCGACCGCCCGAAGGAAGAGCCCGTCCCGCCCGCCGAGGTCGCCCCGGACGAGGAAGCCACACAGAGCACCAAATGA
- a CDS encoding GNAT family N-acetyltransferase → MTVTIRDAAPADVPEILRLVHALAVYEKEPDAVEATEADFATALFPESGKPTTRCLIAETAGTDGTSGTIIGMAVWYVTFSTWTGRNGIWLEDLFVDPERRGAGAGKALLVRLAEICVENDWRRLEWWVLKWNEPSIAFYRSLGSVPQDEWEVHRIDGAALKELGAAGGS, encoded by the coding sequence GTGACCGTCACCATCCGGGATGCGGCTCCCGCCGACGTACCCGAGATCCTCCGCCTCGTCCACGCTCTGGCCGTCTACGAGAAGGAGCCCGACGCCGTGGAGGCCACCGAGGCCGACTTCGCCACCGCGCTCTTCCCCGAGTCCGGGAAGCCGACCACCCGCTGTCTCATCGCGGAGACCGCTGGAACGGATGGAACGAGCGGCACGATCATCGGCATGGCGGTCTGGTACGTCACCTTCTCCACCTGGACCGGCCGCAACGGCATCTGGCTCGAGGACCTCTTCGTCGACCCGGAGCGCCGCGGCGCCGGCGCCGGCAAGGCCCTCCTCGTACGCCTCGCCGAGATCTGCGTCGAGAACGACTGGCGTCGCCTCGAGTGGTGGGTGCTCAAGTGGAACGAGCCGTCGATCGCCTTCTACCGCTCCCTCGGCTCGGTTCCCCAGGACGAGTGGGAGGTCCACCGCATCGACGGCGCCGCCCTGAAGGAGCTCGGCGCCGCCGGCGGCAGCTGA
- a CDS encoding Nramp family divalent metal transporter has protein sequence MSQAARTESSETPRWRILGPGLVVAATGVGAADLVATLIAGSKYGYALLWAVVIGCVLKVVLVEGAGRYSLATGETIFQGWRRLGIWTTIYFGPYIVIWGFIYGAAAMAGTGLALTALFPFASVKVWGIVSGLIGLAIVWAGRYSLFEKFLAVLVGIMFVTMVAAALITVPNIPELLKGLAPTIPDGALVNVLSVAGGVGGTITLAAYGYWLREKGWHTPKFMRVMRIDNATAYVVTGIFVVATLIVGAELLYSARIAIGTGDQGMLDLSKVLADRYGNWFGKLFLIGFWAAAMSSLVGVWNGVSLMFADFMGTIRGKADEPEAKSGGLWYRAYILWLTFPPMIWLLLADEPTWLILIYGVLGAFFMPFLAVTLLWLLNTRHTPVEWRSKWVSNIGLTLCALIFAWLAYDQIRTSIESLLG, from the coding sequence ATGTCACAAGCAGCGAGGACCGAGTCGTCCGAAACCCCGCGCTGGCGGATCCTTGGCCCCGGCCTCGTCGTAGCCGCAACCGGTGTCGGGGCCGCCGACCTGGTCGCAACCTTGATCGCGGGCAGCAAGTACGGCTACGCCCTGCTGTGGGCCGTGGTCATCGGATGTGTCCTGAAGGTCGTGCTCGTCGAGGGCGCGGGGCGCTACAGCCTGGCGACCGGCGAGACGATCTTCCAGGGTTGGCGGCGTCTGGGCATCTGGACGACGATCTACTTCGGCCCCTACATCGTGATCTGGGGCTTCATCTACGGCGCCGCGGCGATGGCCGGCACCGGCCTGGCCCTGACCGCGCTGTTCCCGTTCGCCTCGGTGAAGGTCTGGGGCATCGTCTCCGGCCTGATCGGCCTCGCCATCGTGTGGGCCGGCCGCTACAGCCTGTTCGAGAAGTTCCTCGCGGTCCTGGTCGGGATCATGTTCGTCACCATGGTGGCCGCCGCGCTCATCACCGTGCCCAACATCCCCGAGCTCCTCAAGGGTCTGGCCCCGACCATCCCGGACGGTGCGCTGGTCAACGTGCTCTCCGTCGCCGGCGGCGTCGGCGGCACGATCACCCTGGCCGCCTACGGCTACTGGCTGCGGGAGAAGGGCTGGCACACTCCGAAGTTCATGCGGGTGATGCGGATCGACAACGCCACCGCGTACGTCGTCACCGGCATCTTCGTGGTCGCGACCCTCATCGTGGGTGCCGAGCTGCTCTACTCGGCTCGGATCGCCATCGGCACCGGCGACCAGGGCATGCTCGACCTGTCCAAGGTGCTCGCCGACCGCTACGGCAACTGGTTCGGCAAGCTCTTCCTGATCGGCTTCTGGGCCGCGGCGATGTCGTCCCTGGTCGGCGTCTGGAACGGCGTCAGCCTGATGTTCGCCGACTTCATGGGGACCATCCGCGGGAAGGCGGACGAGCCCGAGGCGAAGAGCGGTGGCCTCTGGTACCGCGCCTACATCCTGTGGCTCACCTTCCCCCCGATGATCTGGCTCCTGCTGGCCGACGAGCCCACCTGGCTGATCCTCATCTACGGCGTTCTCGGCGCCTTCTTCATGCCCTTCTTGGCGGTCACCCTGCTCTGGCTCCTCAACACCCGTCACACCCCCGTGGAGTGGCGCAGCAAGTGGGTCTCCAACATCGGCCTGACCCTCTGCGCCCTGATCTTCGCCTGGCTCGCCTACGACCAGATCCGCACCTCCATCGAGAGCCTGCTCGGTTAG
- a CDS encoding YciI family protein, whose amino-acid sequence MKYVILIHSNPQPWGHPTGDFIPEFQSLPQETREKLNGAFETVLEELSANGELLGGQALADPASARLYRWDAGEPIVTDGPYSEAKEHLAGFFLIDVESQERAEEVVRSFSGPGETVELRPVATY is encoded by the coding sequence ATGAAGTACGTCATCCTCATCCACTCCAACCCGCAGCCGTGGGGGCACCCGACGGGTGACTTCATCCCCGAGTTCCAGTCGCTGCCGCAGGAGACGAGGGAGAAGCTCAACGGTGCCTTCGAGACGGTCCTGGAGGAGCTCTCGGCCAACGGAGAGCTCCTCGGCGGGCAAGCGCTCGCGGACCCGGCCTCGGCCAGGCTCTACCGCTGGGACGCCGGCGAGCCGATCGTCACCGACGGCCCCTACTCGGAGGCGAAGGAGCACCTGGCCGGCTTCTTCCTGATCGATGTCGAGTCCCAGGAGCGGGCCGAGGAAGTCGTACGCAGCTTCAGCGGGCCCGGTGAGACGGTCGAGCTGCGGCCGGTGGCAACCTACTGA
- a CDS encoding LLM class flavin-dependent oxidoreductase: MKISLWPNLVYPTADILAEAEAADQAGWYGVWVADHYMPNTGSADIDDGPMHEVWGILPALAATTQNVRIGPLVSPTTIHHPALLANRSATIDHIAGGRFVLGMGAGWQINEHKAYGIDLPGAKVLVDRFEEAIEVTRSLLDKPRTTFEGTYFQVADAPCEPKPVASPLPILVGAKGPRMLRVVARHADEWNTWGTPESAGAVRAKLLEACEQVGRDPGTIKTTTNLMLDLDGANPGFARTQTGSAGELQDLIGRYVEAGFDEFILPTWNLGETGAERIERAAQLKAEVLDPAL, translated from the coding sequence GTGAAGATCTCGCTGTGGCCAAATCTCGTCTATCCCACCGCCGACATCCTTGCCGAGGCGGAGGCCGCTGACCAGGCCGGTTGGTACGGAGTCTGGGTCGCGGACCACTACATGCCCAACACCGGCTCCGCGGACATCGACGACGGGCCCATGCACGAGGTCTGGGGGATCCTGCCGGCGCTGGCCGCGACGACCCAGAACGTACGCATCGGCCCGCTCGTCTCCCCGACGACGATCCACCACCCGGCCCTGCTCGCCAACCGGTCCGCGACGATCGACCACATCGCCGGTGGGCGCTTCGTGCTCGGCATGGGTGCCGGCTGGCAGATCAACGAGCACAAGGCGTACGGCATCGACCTCCCGGGCGCGAAGGTGCTGGTCGACCGGTTCGAAGAGGCGATCGAGGTGACCCGGTCGCTGCTCGACAAGCCGCGTACGACCTTCGAGGGGACCTACTTCCAGGTCGCCGACGCTCCGTGCGAGCCGAAGCCGGTGGCCTCGCCGCTGCCGATCCTGGTCGGTGCCAAGGGCCCGCGGATGCTGCGTGTCGTCGCCCGGCACGCCGACGAGTGGAACACCTGGGGCACGCCCGAGAGCGCCGGCGCGGTGCGGGCCAAGCTCCTGGAGGCGTGCGAGCAGGTGGGACGTGACCCCGGCACGATCAAGACGACCACCAACCTCATGCTCGATCTCGACGGCGCGAACCCGGGGTTCGCCAGGACGCAGACGGGCTCGGCCGGTGAGCTGCAGGACCTGATCGGACGCTATGTCGAGGCAGGGTTCGACGAGTTCATCCTGCCGACCTGGAATCTGGGTGAGACCGGTGCCGAGCGGATCGAGCGGGCCGCACAGCTCAAGGCCGAGGTCCTGGACCCTGCCCTCTAG
- a CDS encoding YciI family protein, whose protein sequence is MPKYMLIWRTIDEDKQNAAMAEIPFEEMLEKMGRLNDELIKSGVLLAMEGLDPEEHTVVTYAEAEEAPVVTDGPYGETKELFGGFYLISVASKEEAVEWAKRLSYFPGAAVEIRRVPTIDEFPQDNPWIQKELDWRTKTGQL, encoded by the coding sequence ATGCCGAAGTACATGCTGATCTGGCGCACCATCGACGAGGACAAGCAGAACGCCGCGATGGCCGAGATCCCCTTCGAGGAGATGCTCGAGAAGATGGGGCGCCTCAACGACGAGCTCATCAAGTCGGGCGTGCTGCTCGCCATGGAGGGCCTGGACCCCGAGGAGCACACCGTCGTCACCTACGCCGAAGCCGAGGAGGCGCCGGTGGTCACCGACGGTCCCTACGGCGAGACGAAGGAGCTCTTCGGGGGCTTCTATCTGATCTCGGTCGCCTCGAAGGAGGAGGCCGTCGAGTGGGCCAAGCGGCTCAGCTACTTCCCCGGTGCCGCCGTCGAGATCCGTCGGGTGCCGACGATCGACGAGTTCCCGCAGGACAACCCGTGGATCCAGAAGGAGCTCGACTGGCGGACCAAGACCGGGCAGCTCTGA
- a CDS encoding RNA polymerase sigma factor — protein MTVTGVEDVWRQESAHVLGALLRVHADLPDCEDAAQEALIAASRRWPGDGLPADPRAWLIRVAHRRLIDQMRADTARRRREIADGMARRLDETEPAAVEIGSAYDDSLRLMMMCAHPALRRPSQVAITLRCVGGLTTTEIAAAYLVPEATMGQRLSRARATLKNEDFCSPAPDELPERIACVLDVCHLIFNEGHTRTSGPDLQGIELTDEAIRLTRIVRGVLPEHDEATGLLALMLLTQARSCGRVDHLGDLVPLKDQDRSQWDRELIREGAALLEDVLPQGPVGRFQLQAAIAAVHAEAESYEATDWLQINLLYGMLAQVAPSPAVTLNRAVAVAMSLGPEHGIEIVRDLLEHPAMQRHHRAHAVLAHLLEQSGDLAVAREHYVLAARLTRSVPEQRYLNRRIEALGRP, from the coding sequence ATGACGGTGACGGGAGTCGAGGACGTGTGGCGGCAGGAGTCCGCCCACGTCCTCGGCGCCCTGCTCCGGGTCCACGCCGACCTTCCCGACTGCGAGGACGCCGCGCAGGAGGCGCTGATCGCGGCCAGCCGGCGGTGGCCCGGCGATGGCCTGCCGGCCGATCCGCGCGCCTGGCTGATCCGGGTGGCCCACCGGCGGCTCATCGACCAGATGCGGGCCGACACCGCCCGGAGACGACGTGAGATCGCCGACGGGATGGCCCGGCGGCTCGACGAGACGGAGCCCGCGGCCGTGGAGATCGGTTCGGCCTACGACGACTCGCTGCGGCTGATGATGATGTGTGCCCATCCTGCGCTGCGCCGCCCGTCCCAGGTGGCGATCACGCTGCGGTGCGTGGGCGGCCTGACGACGACCGAGATCGCGGCTGCGTACCTGGTTCCCGAGGCGACGATGGGGCAACGCCTCAGCCGGGCGCGGGCGACGCTGAAGAACGAGGACTTCTGCTCACCTGCCCCCGACGAGCTGCCCGAGCGGATCGCCTGCGTGCTCGACGTCTGTCACCTGATCTTCAACGAGGGCCACACCCGCACCAGCGGACCGGACCTGCAGGGGATCGAGCTCACCGACGAAGCGATCCGGTTGACCCGGATCGTGCGCGGCGTGCTCCCCGAGCACGACGAGGCCACCGGCCTGCTCGCGCTCATGCTGCTGACCCAGGCGCGCTCGTGCGGCCGCGTCGACCATCTCGGCGACCTGGTCCCGCTCAAGGACCAGGACCGCTCGCAGTGGGACCGCGAGCTCATCCGCGAAGGTGCGGCGCTGCTCGAGGACGTACTCCCGCAGGGGCCGGTGGGACGCTTCCAACTGCAGGCGGCGATCGCGGCGGTCCATGCCGAGGCGGAGTCCTACGAGGCCACCGACTGGCTCCAGATCAACCTGCTCTACGGGATGCTCGCCCAGGTGGCACCTTCGCCTGCGGTCACGCTCAACCGGGCTGTCGCCGTGGCGATGAGCCTCGGGCCCGAGCACGGGATCGAGATCGTCCGCGACCTGCTGGAGCACCCGGCGATGCAGCGACACCATCGGGCCCATGCCGTGCTCGCGCACCTGCTCGAGCAGTCCGGCGACCTCGCGGTGGCCAGGGAGCACTACGTGCTGGCGGCGAGGCTGACCCGGAGCGTCCCCGAGCAGCGCTACCTGAACCGACGGATCGAAGCGCTCGGCCGACCCTAG
- a CDS encoding flavin monoamine oxidase family protein, translating into MSQSRRSFLRNVGVAGGAGVMLHSMGALGLTSAHAADTPGFTPPKPSDLARVGGKSVVILGGGVAGLAAAYELLKGGYRVTVLEGRERPGGRSFTVRGGDRVTDLNGVTQVARFSKGEYMNAGPGRLPQSHITLDYCKELGVPIEAFTNQNANALLYYPGDHGIGAVQMRQAKADTYGYVSELLAKATDKGALDEELTADDKESLISFLESFGDIGSKEDGFTYTGSSRAGYAVEPGAGQESGTAVAPKSMSAVLAAGLGQYFSFEFGYDQAMMMFQPVGGMDAIPYAFAKAVGARNIRYGAEVVEWNNTPIGVSVTYKARGRIQTVDADFAINCMPPNIAAKVPHNLGADITASLKSFGPSNAGKIGIEYDRRWWEEDLRIYGGITNTRLDLRNVWHPSYGFNGDKGTMIGYYNTGTAADTYGALTPARRLSRAVDMGKQIFGDVYGEGITASYSHDWKTQKFSEGAWAYSRTADTDPLYTRLLDATGNTYFAGDHLSHAVAWQHGAITAARAAVEKLHARVTA; encoded by the coding sequence ATGAGTCAGTCACGTCGGAGTTTCCTGCGCAATGTCGGCGTCGCCGGCGGCGCAGGCGTCATGTTGCACAGCATGGGCGCACTCGGGCTCACCTCGGCCCACGCCGCGGATACCCCCGGATTCACGCCTCCCAAACCGTCTGACCTCGCCCGCGTCGGCGGTAAGTCGGTCGTGATCCTCGGCGGCGGCGTCGCCGGACTCGCTGCTGCGTACGAGCTGCTCAAGGGTGGCTACAGAGTCACCGTTCTCGAGGGACGCGAGCGGCCGGGCGGTCGCAGCTTCACCGTGCGTGGCGGAGACCGGGTGACCGATCTGAACGGGGTCACGCAGGTCGCCAGGTTCTCCAAGGGTGAGTACATGAACGCGGGGCCGGGGCGACTCCCGCAGAGCCACATCACGCTGGACTACTGCAAGGAGCTGGGCGTCCCGATCGAGGCGTTCACCAACCAGAACGCCAACGCCCTGCTCTATTACCCCGGCGACCACGGCATCGGCGCGGTGCAGATGCGTCAGGCGAAGGCGGACACGTACGGCTATGTCTCGGAGCTGCTCGCGAAGGCGACGGACAAAGGCGCCCTCGACGAGGAGCTGACTGCCGACGACAAGGAATCGCTCATCTCCTTCCTGGAGAGCTTCGGCGACATCGGCTCCAAGGAGGACGGCTTCACCTACACCGGCTCCAGCCGTGCGGGCTACGCGGTCGAGCCCGGGGCCGGGCAGGAGTCCGGCACCGCGGTGGCACCCAAGTCGATGAGCGCTGTCCTCGCCGCCGGCCTGGGTCAGTACTTCTCCTTCGAGTTCGGCTACGACCAGGCGATGATGATGTTTCAGCCGGTGGGCGGCATGGACGCGATCCCGTACGCCTTCGCCAAGGCCGTCGGAGCACGGAACATCCGCTACGGGGCCGAGGTCGTCGAGTGGAACAACACCCCGATCGGCGTCTCCGTGACCTACAAGGCGCGCGGGAGGATCCAGACCGTCGACGCCGACTTCGCGATCAACTGCATGCCGCCGAACATCGCGGCCAAGGTCCCGCACAACCTGGGCGCCGACATCACCGCGAGCCTGAAGTCCTTCGGTCCCTCGAACGCCGGCAAGATCGGGATCGAGTACGACCGGCGCTGGTGGGAGGAGGACCTCCGGATCTACGGCGGCATCACCAACACCCGCCTCGATCTGCGCAACGTGTGGCACCCGTCGTACGGGTTCAACGGCGACAAGGGCACGATGATCGGCTACTACAACACCGGGACCGCGGCCGACACCTACGGTGCTCTCACTCCCGCCCGACGGCTATCGCGGGCGGTGGACATGGGCAAGCAGATCTTCGGCGACGTCTATGGCGAGGGCATCACCGCCTCCTACAGCCATGACTGGAAGACGCAGAAGTTCTCAGAGGGAGCCTGGGCGTACTCGAGGACGGCCGACACCGATCCCCTCTACACCCGGCTGTTGGACGCCACCGGCAACACCTACTTCGCCGGTGACCACCTCAGTCACGCGGTCGCCTGGCAGCACGGCGCGATCACGGCAGCTCGGGCAGCCGTCGAGAAGCTGCACGCTCGGGTGACGGCATGA
- a CDS encoding nicotianamine synthase family protein translates to MNPGAFEAIDERLVSTLDDLLDQQSLAPGIVVDALFNRLVTAVLSVPESAADSVLAALPPSRSPAVFRSVASAGEHALERVWADRIIRSPDPVRAFARFPYRENYRLLVEMELAAVRREGTVPRQVLLLGSGPLPLTAFCLADLGIAVHCVDHDAEAIRLSSVLAGRLGTVGVTFEHADAAAATPPRPVDVVLLAGLVGADDAAKAEVLDQAVIHLDPRGLVLARSARGLRTLLYPPVGPPALSGLTVVAEANPEVDAPGTDVINSAILARSV, encoded by the coding sequence GTGAATCCGGGAGCGTTCGAAGCCATCGACGAACGTCTGGTCTCCACCCTCGACGACCTGCTCGACCAGCAGTCGCTGGCGCCCGGGATCGTCGTCGACGCACTCTTCAACCGGTTGGTGACCGCCGTGCTGAGCGTGCCCGAGTCGGCCGCCGACTCCGTGCTGGCCGCCTTGCCGCCCTCACGCTCGCCGGCCGTCTTCCGTTCGGTTGCGTCCGCGGGCGAGCATGCCCTCGAGCGGGTCTGGGCCGACCGGATCATCCGCTCCCCCGACCCCGTGCGGGCGTTCGCCCGCTTCCCCTACCGCGAGAACTACCGGCTCCTCGTGGAGATGGAGCTGGCAGCCGTACGCCGCGAAGGCACCGTTCCTCGGCAGGTGCTGCTCCTCGGCTCGGGGCCACTGCCCCTGACCGCGTTCTGCCTGGCCGACCTGGGGATCGCGGTGCACTGTGTCGACCACGATGCCGAGGCGATCCGGCTGTCCTCCGTCTTGGCAGGTCGCCTGGGCACCGTCGGCGTGACGTTCGAGCACGCTGACGCCGCGGCCGCCACGCCACCGCGACCCGTCGACGTCGTGCTCCTCGCCGGCCTGGTCGGAGCCGACGATGCCGCCAAGGCCGAAGTGCTCGACCAGGCGGTCATCCACCTCGATCCGCGAGGCCTCGTCCTGGCGCGGAGCGCTCGGGGACTGCGTACGCTGCTCTATCCGCCGGTCGGTCCGCCGGCTCTTTCCGGCCTGACCGTGGTCGCCGAGGCCAACCCCGAGGTCGACGCCCCCGGCACCGACGTGATCAACAGCGCGATCCTCGCCCGCTCGGTCTAG